ATATGAATGTCAAGTGTAGGAACCAAATAACAACAAACTCATGTACTGCACAGATACATAGGTAGCTATAAAAGCGCTCACTGTTCGCACCTTAGATACACTCAGCATGCGTTTCTCGATCGTATTTGTTCTTTCCGTCCTAGGATGCCTCCTGCTTATCCAGGAGGGCAGCAGTACCACAACCACATCTACAACTACAGACGCGaccacaaccacaactacCACGGCTTCATccgacaccaccaccaccaccactgacgctaccaccaccaccacgaccactgcctcctcctcgtcctcttcCTCTGCGGAGGCCAGGAGGCGCAGGCGTGCCCGTCGCCGCCGTCTGGCCCGTCAGCGCCAGCGCAAGGAGCGCAATAGGCAGCGCAGGACTCAAAGGTTGCGCCAGCAACTGGAGAATAAGCGCAGGCAGATCAAACAGTTGCGCGGATAAAAAAATTCTACATTTATTCGTTTGTTAATAAGCTGTTCAAAATCGCTTAAAtcaatgtaaattaaaacgtacaaaatgttttcttgaaatttttaaaaagattttatCTCAGAGGCCAAGTAGCGGAGTACAAAGTTGTTAATAGAAGAGGATATTTCCTTGAAAATAATGATTTGATCCGTCTGTCCGTGGGTCCGCTTGTAAGCCGCGATCTCGGGATCAAAATTGACAAAAGTATTGAATAAGTGACAGCAACGAACAACGAATAACAGTACATAACAGGCAAaatgaagcgtttccgattatgtatatatgtatatcactTTGTTACTAGCCGAGTCATTTtccatccgtctgtccgtataaagGCCtcgatctcagaaactataaataaaatataaataaatagtaagtcttcagcatgcagattccaAAAACATGAATGCCACGCAGAATTTTTTTAAGTTCTACCACGCTAGCTCTAACGCactactagctgagtaactcAACTTGTAATTGACGGAACTCGACTCgttctcccttttttttcccaaAGTTTAAGACTATTATGGTAAACGGCAAAATGGCTAAATCCATCTTTTTAAagggcaaattaaaaaaaaaactatttttgaaaattacttttcaaaCACTTAATATACAACTCCAAAGAGAATTCTACAGTTTATTTCCTCGACTGTAAGATACCCGTAACTCAGCTGGGtagaacaaaacaaaaaaataaaagaatttcaaCACTTATCTACattagaatgggcgtggcaacgtgGGTTAACAAaattgcgctgcgtctatatctCTGGAGTATACATGCTGAATCTTTCTAGCCTTTATaattcctgagatcttgatGTTCATACTGACGGAAaaacagacggacatagccagatcgactcggctattgatcctgatcaagaatatatatactttatatggtcggaaacgctttaCTTTCTTTGGCCTGAAAAGTATGTTTCTACGAATctggtatacccttttaatctacaagtaacgggtataaaaatgtattcgTGACGATTCAGACATACAGACTGATGAACTGATGGTTAGATCGATTCGGCTATctatttagaaaatatttattataggAGTGGAAACTCTATCTTCTACCCATCTTTTATTTCTGACCTTTAGGGATTCGAGAACCCCGAGTTATAGAGGTGCCCAATGCATTTCAAAGCAGTTGGGATCAGTTGATTAGTTTGTAAGTTTATCGGAGACCCATTTAGATCAGCCGAACGACAGAAtgatgaaattaattaatgaaatagagtagaaatgaattttttattaCAGTTTTACCAAATAATGCATGCAGTAttggaattatttaaactaCCAATTATGACAATTTTACCCAGCCCTGTTAAGCTTAAAAGCCCAAGGGCATTCGGGGTCATGATGAAAATATGGTCATAATAGAAAAACTGTGCAAACAGCTATAGTTGTCAAGCACCAATAAGGTATTTATTGATTACGTAGTACTACAATCATGTCTGCCCCAAATTGCGTATAAAAGAACGCTtgattttgtaaattgtaCACATTTCAATGCGGTTCCTATTCGCTCTAGTCCTCGGCGTGCTCCTGTGCCTGCTCCTGGCTCAGGAGGGCAGTAGTACCACAACTACAACCACAACTACAGACGCGACCACAACTACAACTACCACGGCTTCATccgacaccaccaccaccaccactgaCTCCTCCAGCACCACCACGACCACtgcctcctcctcgtcctcttcCTCGGCGGAGGCCAAGAGGCGCAGACGTGCTCGCCGCCGTCGCCTGGCTCGTGAGCGCCGGCGTCGCCAGGAACGGAGGCAGCGCCAGGAAAAGAGGAGGCGCAGGATGGAGCAGCTGCTTGCCAGGCAGCGCCGCCTGATCAATCAGCTTCAGGGATAGATCAGGCCGAAACCAAACGTTTcttgcaaaataaaaataaaattgtaaaaacactttttttacttttagaACTTTGATTAATCGTACAATGTCAAGTTTTAGTCCTAATACATGTAAAAAGCttaaaaattttccaatttttgcagttacatatataaaatataatatattattaaatattaaaaaatattttatattgtttCTTGAAACTAAACGGTCTAATCTAAAAGCAAAAGGGAAAATACCCGTTCCTTAGCTATTGAGAGTTCAACCGAACATAAAATTAAAGTAAAGCTaagaaaatttcaaaaatggtGGGTTTATGGTGTATGGGTAAATGGGGTTTATGCGCTGCTTGTGCGCATTAGGCGGTGCAAAAAGATTTTCCTAGcaaacagaaatttacaagaccaataaataactgtaaaaatatacaaatattttttcaaaaatgtggacgtggcagttttaggctgtttgtgggcgttacaaAATGCAAGGCAACATGggtccgttcgtctgtctgtctgtccacccgtatgaacgtcgagatctcaggaactatacGAGCTGAATAGTTCaagatttttaattgatgttgccacgcccactctaacgcccacaagccgaCCAAAACTTCCACGCGTACACTTATAATCaatgttgtgatatttttatacccgttactcgtagagtaaaagggtatactagattcgttgaaaagtatgtaacaggcagaaggaagcgtttccgaccatataaagtatatatattcttgatcaggatcaatagccgagtcgatctggccatgtccgtctgtccgtccgtctgtccgtctgtctgtccgtatgaacgtcgagatctcaggaactacaaaagctagaaagttgagattaagcatttttttgatattttttcatttttatattggtcttttaaatttctatcgatttgccaaaaaactttgccacgcccactctaacgcccacaaaccgcccaaagctgccacgcccacacttttgaaaaatgttttgatattttttcatttttgtattagtcttgtaaatttctatcgatttgcaaaaaaactttttgccacgccctaacgccctaacgcccacaaattgccaaaaactgtcagtgtttaagactctccttcgcacttccaccagctgagtaacgggtatcagatagtcggggaactcgactatagcgttctctcttgtttatttttttttatcagtcttgtaaatttttcacAATTCGaataaaactttttgacacgcccactgtaacgcccacaaaccgctcgAAACTGCGACGCCTAAACGTTTAAATAATGTTTAAgtgttttttcattaaatcctttttttccaatttcttTTGATATTCTAGAAATCgttgaaatttctcgttcGAACTTCTAAAGGGTTATCCAATAGGGACGCTCAAACTTTGAAAGCTCACTGCGGCCATGTTGTTTGAGTGGCAGATGTCAAATGCAGGGAAAATAGGACTTCAGTTGGATCAACGTTCCGCGCACTTCGCCTGTATTACGGTCGCGATGATCGTCCTGCGTTCTGCGTCAACAAGCAAAATTTCCGTATTTGGGACCATACCAATCCACACGAGGTTTATCAAATGGCAATGCATTACCGTCGATGGTGAGCGATACCGGTCGATAATAACCAACTTCTATTTGGCCTGAAATCGAGAATATGGATCTGGACAACATGTGGTTTCAGCAGGACGGCGCTACGTGCCACACAGCACAGGCTACGATGCATGTTTTGCAcgaactcgactatagcattctctcttaTTTTCCATCTATCTTTCTTTTACCTATAGCAGCTATGTTATGTGATGCTAGTTTTTAGCCGGCCCGTACCGATCTGTAATAGAAAATATACTTTTGGCATAGTTCAATGAAGATACATTTAAACTAGTTTGCGTAGAAACGATCGCGCAGACGGACATGACTatatcgactcggctgttGATACTGACAATTGTTACAAATATCTTCTTTAATTCTTTACTAGACTTCTAATTGACAACTAGAAGTCTTTGCAAGGGTATAAAACAGACGGACAATGGTTTAACTTGGATATATGATTTAAAATTGTACAATCCGaaaaaattgcaatatttttaattcataTCCATGGTAAAGAtggaaacaaattaaaatgttgcgCATTCCGGCATCCTTCGCTTGGAGCCATTTTTGTTCAAATCCATAAAAGCGGCGCCTGCTTGAAGGCCTAACCAAGCTATGGTGCATTTTACACGCTTCGCTAGAGTTCTGCAACACGAATTGGCACAAAGGATGACGAAGCAGCCAGGACAAGAGCTTGGGAGAGACAGGAAGACTGGAACCCACAACGACCGAGTCGAAAGTTTCGGCCTGCAGAGCTGGCAAAAAAGTTTTGCCGACGACGATGAAGCTGCATTAAATTTGGGGCCAAATATGATTTTCTGCTTTAAGCGGAGAAAGAGTTTTAAGAAACTAtgaatgaattttatctccaatGCTTATGTCACGGATCTCGTCCTTTCACCTAACTGCCGCCTAAATGCGCctaaatgcaatttttgttACTTGCTGAAACTTTACCTCGTCTGCTTTACctttttggcaaaagtttgTTTCGAGTTATGCCTGTGCCCAGGAAATAGCCATGGCTGTGGGAGTGGCTTGGTCTGAacttttgtaattatttgatttatcATATAGCAAAGGCTGTTCATGCTGAGCAATAAAGGCGGCCGTCTTTACTTTTGGCTTCagtataattttatttaaaagtatgtTTTTTCGGATATGGCACCTAATTCCTTAACACAGCCGCCTGGCACATATGATCAAAAACATTGCGACATTGGAAGGTCAAGGGTAGGGCTAAGCTAACAGCGTCAAAAGAACAGAAAACACCgaactaaacaaaaaacaccTGTGAGGTATGCAAACAGAAAGCGAAACTGCAGCTGCCTATCTGTTTCGACGACAAAAACACCACAGAGAGCGTTCGCCAGTTGATCACAGACTGCTGGCCGCCTACAACGTTCGAGGCGGGGAATGTCTTTGGTCTGGGTCATTTTGCTCGGTCTCCTGGCCTGTGAGAGAAACACCTTTGGAGCCCTACCCGGAGCC
This portion of the Drosophila santomea strain STO CAGO 1482 chromosome 3L, Prin_Dsan_1.1, whole genome shotgun sequence genome encodes:
- the LOC120449586 gene encoding protein new-glue 1-like; amino-acid sequence: MRFSIVFVLSVLGCLLLIQEGSSTTTTSTTTDATTTTTTTASSDTTTTTTDATTTTTTTASSSSSSSAEARRRRRARRRRLARQRQRKERNRQRRTQRLRQQLENKRRQIKQLRG
- the LOC120449583 gene encoding protein new-glue 1-like, whose product is MRFLFALVLGVLLCLLLAQEGSSTTTTTTTTDATTTTTTTASSDTTTTTTDSSSTTTTTASSSSSSSAEAKRRRRARRRRLARERRRRQERRQRQEKRRRRMEQLLARQRRLINQLQG